One segment of Nostoc flagelliforme CCNUN1 DNA contains the following:
- a CDS encoding alkaline phosphatase D family protein, producing the protein MESNRPLQLNRRQFLLRSTITAGGIIATNLVSKSQLFAQAPAIITSDKMRPAIPYGVASGDISKDSIVIWSRSDRPAKMIVEYSTSESFKNVRRVVGPNALKNSDFTARLYLRNLPPDQKLFYRVIFQDLDYKGTYSAPVKGSFRTPPKSGRDIFFVWGGDTAGQGWGINPDFGGMKIYETMRQLHPDFFIHSGDNIYADGPIQSEVTLDDGTIWKNITTPEKSKVAETLTEYRGNYIYNLLDKNIKRFNAEVPILAQWDDHETTNNWYPGEFLLNDDRYTVKDVNLLAKRGRQAFLEYLPIGYETNDPDKAKIYRSFNYGPLLDIFMLDERTYRGPNTPNRQPVPSKETEMLGRTQIQWLKRQLLSSKATWKVIASDMPLGLIIRDGSTDFEAWANGDGQALGRELEIADLLRFIKNKNIQNVVWLTADVHYAAAHYYDPAKAQFTDFKPFWEFVAGPLNSGTFGPNQLENTFGPQLIFQSLPPGTKANRPPSEGLQFFGGVKIDGNTKVMTATLRNLAGETVYSIDLPPEK; encoded by the coding sequence ATGGAATCTAATCGCCCATTGCAACTAAACCGTCGCCAGTTTTTGCTGCGTTCAACTATCACAGCAGGTGGAATTATTGCCACAAATCTTGTATCGAAATCACAACTTTTTGCCCAAGCGCCTGCAATTATCACCTCTGATAAAATGCGTCCGGCGATACCTTATGGTGTAGCTAGCGGAGATATTTCCAAAGATAGCATTGTTATTTGGAGTCGCAGCGATCGCCCCGCCAAAATGATCGTAGAATACTCTACCAGCGAATCTTTTAAAAATGTCCGGCGAGTTGTGGGGCCCAATGCTTTAAAAAATAGCGACTTTACAGCACGACTTTATCTGAGGAACTTGCCCCCAGACCAAAAATTATTTTATCGGGTGATTTTCCAAGATTTAGATTATAAAGGCACTTATAGCGCTCCTGTCAAAGGCAGTTTCCGCACTCCCCCCAAATCTGGGCGAGATATATTCTTTGTGTGGGGTGGTGACACTGCTGGTCAAGGATGGGGGATTAATCCTGATTTCGGTGGGATGAAAATTTATGAAACTATGCGCCAACTTCATCCCGACTTTTTTATTCATTCTGGCGATAATATTTACGCCGATGGCCCCATTCAATCAGAAGTAACTTTAGACGACGGCACTATTTGGAAAAACATCACTACACCCGAAAAATCCAAAGTAGCAGAAACTCTCACAGAATATCGTGGTAACTATATCTACAATTTACTGGATAAAAACATCAAGCGTTTCAACGCTGAAGTTCCCATATTGGCACAGTGGGACGACCACGAAACCACAAATAATTGGTATCCTGGAGAATTTCTCCTGAACGATGACCGCTACACAGTTAAGGATGTTAACTTGTTAGCAAAAAGGGGAAGGCAAGCATTTTTAGAATATTTGCCTATTGGGTATGAAACAAATGATCCAGATAAAGCGAAAATTTATCGCTCCTTCAACTATGGCCCATTATTAGACATTTTCATGCTAGATGAGCGCACCTATCGGGGGCCAAACACACCTAACCGTCAGCCAGTACCAAGTAAAGAAACAGAAATGCTGGGCAGAACACAAATACAATGGCTAAAAAGGCAATTGTTATCATCAAAAGCAACATGGAAAGTGATTGCTAGTGATATGCCTCTGGGACTGATAATTCGAGACGGTAGCACGGACTTTGAAGCTTGGGCTAACGGAGATGGCCAAGCTTTAGGAAGAGAACTAGAAATTGCTGATTTACTACGATTTATCAAAAATAAGAATATCCAGAATGTTGTTTGGTTAACTGCTGATGTACATTATGCAGCAGCCCACTATTACGACCCCGCTAAAGCACAGTTTACCGACTTCAAGCCTTTTTGGGAGTTCGTCGCCGGACCTCTTAACTCTGGCACATTTGGCCCCAACCAATTGGAAAATACCTTTGGCCCACAATTAATATTTCAAAGCCTTCCTCCAGGTACGAAAGCAAATCGTCCTCCAAGTGAAGGTTTGCAATTCTTTGGAGGAGTTAAAATTGATGGAAATACAAAAGTGATGACAGCAACACTGCGTAACTTGGCTGGGGAGACTGTTTACAGTATAGATTTGCCACCAGAAAAATAA
- a CDS encoding AI-2E family transporter, with the protein MQSANKLPRWLTIGLAFPIIILNGWLLLQVIQYFQPLVSIIAAAILLAFVLNYPIQFLQEQGVKRNVAIAGVLLLTLVVLVALGITLVPLIIQQLVELANILPSWIDSGTQQLQTFQDWALSQQQLPINLSGLFTQVLERLSNQLQSFTGRILGFAVDTIGIVLNVLLAVVLTIYLILNGERLWDGIFQWLPPNIGLRVRELLREDFHNYFIGQATLGAVLGVTITLAFLALQVPLALLFGIGIGLFSLFPFGTGVGIAIVSLLVALQNFWLGVEVLGVAVAIDQVNSNFIAPRILGNLTGLNPVWVVISLLLGAKLGGVLGLLIAIPIASFIKDITDSWRAGEFNKIDDIVAEPIKITSETAGTYS; encoded by the coding sequence ATGCAATCAGCAAATAAACTACCGCGATGGTTAACTATAGGATTGGCATTTCCAATTATTATTCTCAACGGCTGGCTATTGCTCCAAGTTATACAATACTTTCAACCTTTGGTTAGCATTATCGCCGCCGCCATCCTGCTAGCTTTTGTCTTGAACTATCCAATCCAGTTTCTTCAAGAACAAGGGGTAAAACGCAACGTGGCGATCGCAGGGGTGTTACTTTTGACTCTAGTGGTTTTAGTGGCTTTAGGCATCACCTTGGTTCCCCTGATTATCCAACAGCTCGTTGAGCTAGCTAATATATTGCCCAGTTGGATTGATTCTGGGACTCAACAGTTGCAAACTTTCCAAGATTGGGCGTTAAGTCAACAACAACTTCCGATTAATTTAAGTGGTTTATTTACTCAAGTTCTTGAGCGATTATCTAACCAGCTTCAGTCCTTCACTGGTAGAATTCTTGGTTTCGCTGTCGATACCATTGGTATTGTGCTGAACGTGCTGCTGGCGGTAGTGCTGACTATCTACCTAATATTGAACGGTGAACGTCTTTGGGACGGAATTTTTCAGTGGCTTCCCCCTAATATTGGGTTAAGAGTGCGGGAATTACTGCGAGAGGATTTCCACAATTACTTTATCGGTCAAGCAACATTAGGAGCAGTGTTAGGAGTAACAATTACACTGGCGTTTTTGGCGCTGCAAGTTCCCTTAGCTCTACTTTTTGGTATCGGTATTGGTTTATTTTCTCTCTTTCCCTTTGGTACTGGAGTAGGTATCGCTATAGTAAGTTTGTTGGTAGCTTTGCAAAACTTTTGGTTAGGAGTTGAAGTCTTAGGTGTAGCAGTTGCGATCGACCAAGTTAATTCTAATTTTATAGCACCTAGAATTCTCGGCAATCTGACTGGACTAAATCCTGTGTGGGTGGTAATTTCTTTGCTGTTAGGGGCAAAGTTGGGAGGAGTTCTGGGTTTGTTAATTGCGATCCCTATTGCCAGTTTTATCAAGGATATAACAGATAGCTGGAGGGCTGGAGAGTTTAACAAGATAGATGATATCGTGGCAGAACCTATAAAGATTACAAGTGAGACAGCAGGAACTTATAGTTAA
- a CDS encoding NUDIX hydrolase, translating to MNNQPIHVAIAILYQKNKFLMQLRDNIPGILYPGYWALFGGHIEPGETPEVAVKREILEEIGYILPPFGEFGCYPDERVVRHVFHAPLSVELNQLVLNEGWDMGLLTLENIYQGSCYSQNAGEVRPLGNVHQKIMLDFIQTYQQT from the coding sequence ATGAACAATCAACCGATACATGTAGCGATCGCAATTCTCTATCAAAAAAACAAGTTTCTCATGCAACTGCGAGATAACATCCCCGGTATTCTCTATCCTGGTTACTGGGCGCTATTTGGCGGTCATATCGAACCTGGTGAAACGCCAGAGGTAGCAGTGAAGCGAGAAATTTTAGAAGAAATCGGATATATTTTACCACCCTTTGGTGAATTTGGTTGTTATCCCGACGAAAGAGTTGTTCGTCATGTCTTTCATGCACCACTCTCGGTGGAATTAAATCAACTGGTTTTGAATGAAGGCTGGGATATGGGATTATTGACCCTAGAAAATATTTACCAAGGTAGCTGTTATTCGCAAAACGCTGGTGAAGTGCGACCTTTAGGGAATGTGCATCAAAAAATTATGTTGGATTTTATTCAGACATACCAACAAACCTAG
- the folD gene encoding bifunctional methylenetetrahydrofolate dehydrogenase/methenyltetrahydrofolate cyclohydrolase FolD, with protein sequence MDTKTAKLLDGKALAAKIQQELSVAITQLQPKIGRSPGLAVLMVGDNLASAAYVRNKEKACAKVGIASFGQHFPAQTTFEELEEVIAALNHDERVDGILVQLPLPNHLDAVALLHQIDPDKDADGLHPVNLGRLVRGETGLRSCTPAGVMRLLEEYEIPLQGKQAVVVGRSILVGKPMALMLLEADATVTIAHSRSHDLKSITQNADILIAAVGRPGLITADMVKPGAVVVDVGMNRVTDASGKSRLIGDVHFESTAAVAEFITPVPGGVGPMTVAILLQNTFASYSRAAREEKE encoded by the coding sequence ATGGATACAAAGACTGCCAAACTCCTTGATGGTAAAGCTTTAGCTGCTAAAATTCAGCAAGAACTTTCTGTTGCCATTACACAATTACAACCAAAAATTGGGCGATCGCCTGGTTTAGCAGTGCTGATGGTTGGTGATAATCTAGCCTCAGCTGCTTATGTTCGTAATAAAGAAAAAGCTTGCGCTAAAGTTGGGATCGCCTCTTTTGGTCAGCATTTTCCCGCCCAAACTACCTTTGAGGAATTAGAAGAGGTCATAGCTGCACTAAACCACGATGAACGGGTGGATGGTATTCTCGTGCAGCTGCCCTTACCTAACCACTTGGATGCTGTGGCTCTGCTACATCAAATTGATCCCGATAAAGATGCTGATGGACTGCACCCAGTTAACTTGGGGCGACTAGTACGAGGAGAAACTGGTTTACGTAGCTGCACCCCGGCTGGTGTGATGCGGCTTTTAGAAGAATATGAGATTCCTTTGCAGGGAAAACAAGCAGTAGTAGTGGGACGCAGTATTTTGGTGGGCAAGCCAATGGCATTGATGTTACTAGAAGCTGATGCCACAGTCACGATCGCTCACTCGCGATCGCATGACCTCAAAAGCATCACCCAAAATGCTGATATTCTAATTGCAGCAGTAGGTCGTCCCGGACTAATCACTGCTGACATGGTAAAACCGGGCGCTGTTGTGGTAGATGTGGGAATGAATCGCGTCACCGATGCTAGTGGCAAAAGTCGCTTAATTGGCGATGTCCACTTTGAATCAACAGCTGCTGTAGCAGAATTTATCACCCCCGTTCCTGGTGGTGTTGGCCCTATGACTGTCGCCATATTGTTGCAAAATACATTTGCCAGCTATTCCAGGGCGGCAAGAGAAGAAAAAGAGTGA
- the crtE gene encoding geranylgeranyl diphosphate synthase CrtE, whose translation MVATDNVQKTPPEEATFNLAAYLKERQKLCDTALDQAIPIIYPEKIYEAMRYSLLAGGKRVRPILCLATCEMIGGSIEMAMPTACAVEMIHTMSLIHDDLPAMDNDDYRRGKLTNHKVYGEDVAILAGDGLLALAFEFVAIETPQNVKRELVLQVIARLGRALGAAGLVGGQVVDLESEGKSDISLETLNFIHQHKTAALLEACVVCGGIIAGASPEDVQRLTRYAQNIGLAFQIIDDILDITSTQEQLGKTAGKDQKAQKVTYPSLWGLEESRSKAQELVKAACAELEPFAERAKSLQAIAHFIISRNN comes from the coding sequence ATGGTAGCAACTGATAACGTTCAAAAGACACCACCAGAGGAAGCCACGTTTAACTTAGCAGCTTATCTGAAAGAACGACAAAAGCTTTGTGATACTGCTTTAGATCAGGCTATCCCAATCATTTATCCAGAAAAGATTTATGAGGCGATGCGCTACTCGTTATTAGCTGGAGGCAAGCGTGTACGTCCCATTCTTTGCCTTGCTACCTGTGAAATGATCGGTGGAAGCATCGAAATGGCCATGCCAACGGCTTGTGCTGTTGAGATGATCCACACAATGTCATTGATTCATGACGACCTACCGGCGATGGATAATGACGATTACCGTCGTGGGAAGCTGACGAATCATAAAGTATATGGCGAAGATGTGGCGATTTTGGCTGGGGATGGCTTGTTGGCTCTCGCTTTTGAGTTTGTTGCCATTGAAACCCCCCAAAACGTTAAGAGAGAGCTAGTCTTGCAGGTTATTGCCCGTCTTGGTCGGGCGCTGGGGGCAGCTGGTTTGGTTGGTGGTCAAGTTGTCGATTTAGAGTCGGAAGGTAAATCAGATATTTCCCTAGAAACGCTAAATTTCATCCATCAACACAAAACAGCCGCTCTTTTGGAAGCGTGCGTAGTTTGTGGCGGGATCATCGCTGGGGCATCACCTGAAGATGTGCAACGACTGACCCGTTATGCTCAAAATATTGGGCTAGCATTCCAAATCATAGATGATATTTTGGATATCACTTCTACCCAAGAGCAATTAGGCAAAACTGCGGGTAAAGACCAAAAAGCGCAGAAAGTGACCTATCCTAGCCTTTGGGGACTTGAGGAGTCTCGCTCAAAAGCCCAAGAGTTAGTTAAAGCAGCTTGTGCGGAATTAGAACCATTTGCAGAGAGAGCCAAATCGCTCCAAGCGATCGCTCATTTTATCATCAGCCGTAATAACTAG
- a CDS encoding divergent PAP2 family protein, with the protein MQDIGNILDNRVLLVALIACLIAQALKLVVEIVKNRKLNIRVLVTTGGMPSAHSALVTALAAGVGQTLGWASPDFAVAMIFAIIVMYDAAGVRQAAGKQARILNQMIDELFHEKPDFSQDRLKELLGHTPVQVIAGSALGITIYWLARSAY; encoded by the coding sequence ATGCAGGACATAGGCAACATTTTAGACAACCGGGTGCTGCTGGTTGCTCTGATAGCTTGTTTAATTGCTCAAGCCCTAAAGCTCGTAGTCGAGATCGTCAAAAATCGCAAACTGAATATACGTGTTTTGGTGACAACCGGAGGTATGCCCAGCGCCCATTCAGCTTTAGTTACAGCTCTAGCCGCAGGTGTAGGGCAAACACTGGGTTGGGCATCTCCTGATTTTGCCGTTGCAATGATTTTTGCCATCATCGTCATGTATGATGCAGCCGGAGTTCGCCAAGCGGCTGGCAAGCAAGCTCGTATCCTGAATCAAATGATTGATGAATTATTTCATGAAAAACCAGACTTTAGCCAAGACCGTCTGAAGGAATTACTCGGACATACACCAGTTCAGGTAATAGCTGGGTCGGCTTTGGGCATAACCATCTATTGGTTAGCTAGGTCTGCTTATTAG
- a CDS encoding MgPME-cyclase complex family protein, with translation MQTYYYVLASQKFLLEEEPTHEVLKERTRHYHEQEKQIDFWLVPQPAFLETPQFTELKAKCPQPAVAIISTNPQFITWLKLRLEYVSTGEFQAPSETIPDALASLATVS, from the coding sequence ATGCAAACATATTATTACGTTTTAGCCAGTCAAAAATTTCTTCTCGAAGAAGAACCGACACACGAAGTTCTCAAAGAGCGCACTCGTCACTACCACGAACAAGAAAAACAAATAGATTTTTGGTTGGTTCCGCAACCAGCTTTCTTAGAAACACCTCAGTTTACAGAGCTAAAAGCGAAGTGTCCCCAACCAGCAGTAGCAATTATTTCTACTAATCCCCAATTTATTACTTGGTTAAAACTACGTTTAGAGTACGTCAGTACTGGTGAATTCCAGGCTCCTTCTGAGACAATACCAGATGCATTGGCATCGCTTGCTACCGTATCTTAA
- a CDS encoding nuclear transport factor 2 family protein has product MSATQSNNLPLWVQDRDKVIAESTNVEWRYQTPPDYSRSKENLAQESTYNHLEGTLEAIVQNLVRTFEMEVSFKANPQEWLSIVNDKFRVSTNGGVEYTAADVSAQGTYNLFMADSEHYKASEESFESSAKVFHTTFPQGFPWEVLEVFSGPPNVTFKWRHWGHFKGEYKGHAPTGETVEIIGMSIAKVTDDLKVISLEHYFDNNLFLEKLTSGGKQINAQKQGSACPFSSWFKKHKS; this is encoded by the coding sequence ATGAGCGCAACACAGTCTAACAACCTGCCGCTTTGGGTACAGGATCGGGATAAGGTGATAGCAGAAAGCACTAATGTCGAGTGGCGCTATCAGACACCGCCTGATTATTCCCGTTCAAAAGAGAATCTCGCTCAAGAAAGTACTTATAATCACCTTGAAGGTACACTGGAAGCAATCGTGCAAAACTTGGTGCGAACCTTCGAGATGGAGGTATCCTTTAAAGCTAACCCGCAAGAGTGGTTATCTATTGTGAATGACAAGTTTCGTGTAAGTACCAATGGCGGAGTCGAGTACACAGCAGCAGATGTATCAGCCCAAGGTACTTACAATTTATTTATGGCTGATTCAGAACACTACAAGGCTTCTGAAGAAAGCTTTGAATCATCCGCAAAAGTCTTCCACACAACATTTCCCCAAGGATTTCCTTGGGAAGTGCTGGAAGTTTTCTCAGGGCCACCAAATGTCACATTCAAATGGCGGCATTGGGGACATTTTAAAGGAGAATACAAAGGTCATGCACCTACTGGAGAGACAGTAGAAATTATCGGCATGAGCATTGCAAAAGTTACCGATGACTTAAAGGTTATTTCCTTGGAACACTACTTCGATAATAATTTGTTCTTGGAAAAGCTAACATCTGGTGGCAAACAGATAAATGCCCAAAAGCAGGGAAGTGCTTGTCCGTTCAGTTCTTGGTTCAAGAAGCACAAGAGTTAG
- a CDS encoding pyridoxine 5'-phosphate synthase, with amino-acid sequence MPTLGVNIDHIATIRQARRTVEPDPVAAAVLAELAGADGITVHLREDRRHIQDRDVRILRETVRSHLNLEMAATDEMLAIALDIKPDYVTLVPEKREEVTTEGGLDIIGQIARIGEIVDKLQSANIPVSLFIDAEPAQIEASVKVQARFIELHTGQYAEAKDETNRQRELAILAKGCEQAIQTGLRVNAGHGLTYWNVYPVAGLPGMEELNIGHTIISRAALVGIERAVREMKQAIRGSRE; translated from the coding sequence GTGCCTACACTTGGAGTTAACATTGACCACATCGCCACCATCCGGCAAGCACGGCGGACAGTGGAACCAGACCCCGTGGCGGCGGCGGTGCTGGCAGAATTAGCGGGTGCTGATGGGATTACGGTGCATCTGCGGGAAGATCGGCGGCATATCCAAGATAGGGATGTGCGTATATTGCGAGAAACAGTGCGATCGCATCTTAATTTAGAAATGGCCGCTACAGATGAAATGCTAGCGATCGCTCTCGATATCAAACCAGATTATGTAACTTTAGTCCCCGAAAAGCGCGAAGAAGTCACAACAGAAGGCGGATTAGATATTATCGGGCAAATTGCTAGAATAGGTGAGATAGTCGATAAATTGCAAAGCGCTAACATTCCAGTTAGTTTATTTATTGATGCCGAGCCAGCACAAATCGAAGCATCTGTCAAGGTGCAGGCGCGATTTATAGAATTGCATACCGGACAATATGCTGAGGCTAAAGATGAAACCAATCGCCAGCGAGAGTTAGCCATATTAGCTAAAGGGTGTGAACAAGCGATTCAAACTGGATTGCGAGTCAATGCTGGTCATGGACTCACTTATTGGAACGTCTATCCGGTAGCAGGGCTTCCAGGTATGGAAGAACTGAACATTGGTCATACTATCATCAGCCGGGCAGCATTAGTAGGTATAGAAAGGGCAGTCCGCGAGATGAAACAAGCTATAAGAGGGAGTAGGGAGTAG